From the genome of Tepidimicrobium xylanilyticum, one region includes:
- a CDS encoding ABC transporter substrate-binding protein — protein MKRLKFMMILILILVLSLALAACGNSESKEASGKSEVQDIVDEVEDVDEKTDLRSTTLNIVTTSGEMYSPLFEKFEKDTGIKVEFLEMSSGEVLARTRAEGGKPMADLWFSGGIDAFMMAKNEGLLEQYFPEGYEEIYPQYRDEDGYWYGKGLNIIAFIVNNDILEEKNLPVPKTWSDLINPAYEGEIMAANPAISGNAFAFVAGVLETMGEEGGWEYFKELDRNIPYYGKRGRDPYTKVVEGEVAIGITYINKSILELEEQYNVSIIYPEDFIPWIAEGMAIFKNAKNQEGAKAFLDWMLKNENMQMLAEIDMKDTNMMIKPGITAYDLRVPMDRFVEQDLSVFGERREGIIERWVELVGDK, from the coding sequence ATGAAAAGGTTAAAATTCATGATGATTCTGATACTAATATTGGTATTATCACTTGCTTTAGCAGCATGTGGCAATTCAGAATCAAAAGAGGCTTCTGGGAAGAGTGAAGTTCAGGACATTGTAGATGAAGTTGAGGATGTTGATGAAAAAACTGACTTAAGGAGTACCACGCTAAACATAGTTACCACATCGGGTGAGATGTATTCGCCGCTATTTGAAAAATTTGAAAAAGATACCGGAATAAAAGTTGAATTTTTGGAAATGTCATCTGGTGAGGTTTTAGCTAGGACAAGGGCTGAAGGGGGAAAGCCAATGGCAGACCTCTGGTTTAGTGGTGGAATAGATGCATTTATGATGGCAAAGAACGAAGGTCTCTTGGAACAATATTTTCCTGAAGGATATGAAGAAATCTATCCTCAATATAGGGACGAAGATGGCTATTGGTATGGTAAGGGCTTAAATATTATAGCTTTTATTGTTAACAATGATATTTTAGAGGAGAAAAATCTACCCGTTCCCAAAACGTGGTCAGATTTGATTAATCCAGCATATGAGGGAGAGATAATGGCTGCAAATCCTGCTATTTCAGGAAATGCTTTTGCTTTTGTTGCAGGAGTATTAGAAACAATGGGAGAAGAAGGTGGTTGGGAATATTTTAAAGAACTAGATAGGAATATTCCTTATTATGGCAAGAGGGGGAGAGATCCTTATACAAAGGTAGTTGAAGGGGAAGTAGCAATTGGTATAACATACATTAATAAATCGATATTGGAGTTAGAAGAGCAATACAATGTATCTATAATTTATCCTGAAGATTTTATACCATGGATTGCAGAAGGTATGGCTATATTTAAGAATGCTAAAAATCAGGAAGGGGCAAAAGCTTTTCTTGATTGGATGCTAAAGAATGAAAATATGCAAATGTTGGCTGAAATAGATATGAAGGATACCAATATGATGATTAAACCAGGTATAACTGCTTATGACTTAAGGGTACCGATGGATAGATTCGTAGAACAAGATTTAAGCGTATTTGGAGAAAGAAGGGAAGGAATTATTGAAAGATGGGTTGAATTAGTAGGAGACAAATAG
- a CDS encoding ABC transporter permease: protein MCKSKIVAYKIIDYFIFTLLLILLFIFILRPIYSIIRTSFILDGQFTLDVYRNLFSNNIRLIKNSLFVATLTTIISVVISVNVAIYASLSKGKVRKILILLLMLTMISPPFLSSLAYIKLFGRRGFITHELLGLALNTYGWQGIVSMQSLSTSSMNAFILIGIINRIDKDIIKSSLDLGASTSYTIRSIILPMMKPGILNVALLTFVRSLSDFGTPMTIGGAFNVLATQAYLNVIAYSKMELAAAICVLILIPAVIAFTQYRIFTRKNILYVQNTVTNDMFNKDADESIEVSGFLWKFIQIFTSLYLFTMIIQYLTIFLTAITKYSHGEMYFTLEHFIHLRKYLSDSFIRSIAYGFITGIGGGVLSFFISYYVEIRKFRASRLIDFVVTLPSIVPGVFMGIAYILAFNNKPLELTGTSAIVILNIMFRQLPSNTRIYNANLSQLGPELADAGKDLGAPSIYIVKDIIFPMSKTAFMTNFVNNFKNTMTTVGAIIFLIYPGKKLAILEMFSAIREGKYGVGAAASVMIIFITLTINLLMSRLIMRWKNVC, encoded by the coding sequence ATGTGTAAAAGCAAAATTGTAGCATATAAAATTATAGACTATTTCATATTTACCCTTTTACTAATACTCCTATTTATATTCATATTGAGACCAATATACTCCATTATTAGGACAAGCTTTATACTTGATGGTCAATTTACCTTAGATGTATACAGAAATTTGTTTAGCAATAATATTAGGTTGATAAAAAATAGCCTGTTTGTTGCCACTTTAACCACCATAATATCAGTAGTAATCTCCGTCAATGTAGCAATCTATGCAAGCCTTTCAAAAGGGAAAGTTAGAAAAATATTAATATTGCTCCTGATGTTAACCATGATATCGCCCCCATTTCTTTCATCTTTAGCTTATATAAAGCTATTTGGGAGAAGGGGATTTATTACACATGAATTATTAGGTCTTGCTCTCAACACTTATGGTTGGCAGGGCATTGTTTCAATGCAGTCATTAAGCACTTCATCTATGAATGCTTTCATATTGATAGGCATCATTAATAGAATAGATAAAGATATAATAAAGAGTTCTCTGGATTTAGGTGCAAGCACTTCTTATACAATAAGAAGTATTATCCTCCCTATGATGAAACCTGGCATATTAAATGTTGCACTTCTTACTTTTGTTAGGTCTTTATCTGATTTTGGGACTCCCATGACCATTGGGGGAGCATTTAATGTTCTAGCAACACAAGCCTATTTAAATGTTATAGCTTATTCAAAGATGGAATTAGCTGCAGCAATTTGTGTTTTGATACTAATTCCTGCTGTAATTGCTTTTACCCAGTATAGAATTTTTACACGAAAAAACATCTTATATGTGCAAAATACAGTGACAAATGATATGTTTAATAAAGATGCAGATGAAAGCATAGAGGTAAGTGGATTCTTATGGAAATTCATTCAAATTTTTACAAGTTTGTATTTGTTTACAATGATAATACAATACCTGACAATTTTTTTAACTGCAATTACAAAATATAGCCATGGGGAGATGTATTTTACTTTAGAGCATTTTATACATCTAAGAAAGTATTTAAGCGATAGCTTCATACGAAGTATTGCATATGGATTTATCACAGGAATAGGCGGAGGTGTTTTAAGTTTCTTTATCTCCTATTATGTTGAGATAAGGAAATTTAGGGCATCCAGACTGATAGATTTTGTAGTTACGTTGCCAAGTATAGTACCAGGTGTCTTTATGGGGATAGCTTATATACTTGCTTTCAACAATAAACCCTTAGAGCTTACGGGCACATCTGCAATTGTTATATTAAATATTATGTTTAGACAGTTGCCATCTAATACTAGGATCTATAATGCTAATTTATCACAACTAGGACCAGAGTTAGCTGATGCAGGAAAGGATTTGGGTGCACCTAGTATTTATATAGTTAAAGATATTATATTTCCAATGAGTAAGACTGCATTTATGACTAATTTTGTTAATAATTTCAAAAATACTATGACGACGGTGGGAGCCATTATATTTTTAATATATCCTGGAAAGAAATTAGCTATACTAGAAATGTTTTCTGCAATTAGAGAAGGTAAATATGGGGTTGGAGCAGCTGCTTCTGTTATGATAATCTTTATAACACTGACCATAAATTTATTGATGTCTAGATTGATAATGAGGTGGAAAAATGTTTGTTAA
- a CDS encoding flavin reductase family protein: MEIKKINFEKYSLQTLEQLKKGAFLTVKNGNEVNTMTIGWGSIGYIWNKPIFMVAVRYSRYTYKLIENAKEFTVSIPLEKDLKNELVYCGTKSGRDMNKFEQCNLTIIKGQKISTPIIGECELHYECRVIYQQAMEPSALDREIKNSIYPNNDYHVLYFGEILDTYLLKG; this comes from the coding sequence ATGGAAATCAAAAAGATTAATTTTGAAAAATATTCATTACAAACATTAGAACAGTTAAAGAAAGGAGCCTTTCTAACTGTGAAAAATGGAAATGAAGTAAATACAATGACAATAGGTTGGGGCAGCATAGGTTATATTTGGAACAAACCAATATTCATGGTTGCAGTTAGATATTCAAGATATACTTATAAGTTAATAGAAAATGCAAAAGAGTTTACAGTTAGTATCCCTTTGGAAAAAGATTTAAAAAATGAATTAGTCTATTGTGGAACTAAATCCGGAAGAGATATGAATAAATTTGAACAATGCAATTTAACTATTATAAAAGGTCAAAAGATATCTACACCAATAATCGGAGAATGTGAATTACATTATGAATGTAGAGTTATTTATCAGCAAGCCATGGAACCGTCAGCGTTAGATAGAGAGATAAAGAACAGCATTTATCCAAATAACGATTATCATGTATTATATTTTGGAGAAATATTAGATACTTATTTGCTTAAGGGGTAA
- a CDS encoding PHP-associated domain-containing protein, translated as MIIDCHVHDNKYSDDSKLDFYEAIEEAKRIGLDGICVTNHDNNLLRNEIGDSAYIDGILVIVGAEVLTFEGDILTFGLKGIPKEMVSSEELLDLVKKNNGIAIAAHPFRNNNRGIGNNMIRLAPLLSGVEAFNGSTYYDYNMKAYKLANRLNLPILGASDAHKLEKLGTYATYFEGRIRDHIDFIEAIKCSNCYPVMKKDTEFVLACPEIEESFNLIEIS; from the coding sequence ATGATAATTGATTGCCATGTACATGATAACAAGTATTCTGACGATAGTAAGTTGGATTTCTATGAAGCAATTGAAGAAGCTAAGCGCATAGGATTAGATGGTATTTGTGTTACAAACCATGATAACAATCTTCTAAGAAACGAAATAGGAGATTCTGCTTATATAGATGGGATTCTAGTCATAGTAGGTGCTGAGGTATTAACCTTTGAAGGTGATATTTTGACCTTCGGACTAAAGGGCATACCTAAGGAAATGGTTAGTTCAGAGGAATTATTAGATTTGGTGAAAAAGAATAATGGAATTGCTATTGCTGCCCATCCCTTTAGGAATAACAATAGGGGAATAGGAAACAACATGATTAGATTAGCCCCTCTATTGTCTGGAGTAGAAGCTTTCAATGGAAGCACTTATTATGATTATAATATGAAAGCTTATAAACTGGCTAATAGATTGAACCTTCCTATATTAGGAGCAAGCGATGCCCACAAGTTAGAAAAATTAGGAACCTATGCTACTTATTTTGAAGGGAGAATTAGGGACCATATAGATTTTATTGAAGCAATAAAATGCTCAAACTGTTATCCCGTGATGAAAAAAGATACTGAATTCGTTTTAGCATGCCCTGAAATAGAAGAGAGTTTTAATTTGATTGAGATAAGCTAA
- a CDS encoding alkaline phosphatase family protein, which translates to MKIVLLLLDGLGDRPHSILKGKTPLEYANTPNLDRLCKNAETGIMIPWKQGLPLGTEVAHFILFGYDMKEFPGRGIINALSRDVEIEEKAVYLCTSWAWVEEKDGLFIEERFTEDLSTEEILELMKLLPKSVNNYSFKWQQSIGIHGVLEIKGENISSDISDSDPFYDNSYVMTVEPFESNSSSAIETAEALNIFLKKVYRALNASEINQKRKQNGKQPANFLLTKWAGRKPDLLNFEEKHGLKACIVSSGILMYGIAKLLGMDFIKYNSFSEGVNLALKSDYDFIHLHTKETDEAAHTKDPRNKVKVLEEIDSQIGPLVESALNEDIFLVVTGDHTTPSFGPMIHSGEPVPIMFIGKNTRVDYVDTFGERSCTRGSIRMYGSDLMQMLLNYTDRAQFYNYRQGSKQLNHIPKKINKFCP; encoded by the coding sequence TTGAAAATAGTACTTTTACTATTAGATGGTTTAGGTGACAGACCTCATAGTATTTTAAAAGGAAAAACCCCATTAGAATATGCTAATACCCCTAATTTAGATAGACTATGTAAAAATGCTGAAACTGGTATAATGATTCCTTGGAAACAAGGGCTCCCATTAGGTACTGAAGTGGCTCATTTCATCCTATTTGGTTATGATATGAAGGAATTTCCTGGTAGAGGTATTATCAATGCATTATCTAGAGATGTAGAAATAGAAGAGAAAGCGGTTTACCTTTGCACCTCCTGGGCCTGGGTTGAAGAAAAAGATGGTCTTTTCATTGAAGAGAGATTTACTGAAGACCTGTCTACAGAAGAAATTTTAGAATTAATGAAATTGCTGCCTAAATCGGTTAATAATTATTCATTCAAGTGGCAACAATCCATCGGCATCCATGGAGTTCTCGAGATAAAAGGAGAAAATATAAGCAGTGATATTTCCGATAGCGACCCCTTTTACGATAATAGCTACGTAATGACTGTTGAGCCATTTGAAAGTAATAGTTCATCTGCTATTGAAACTGCAGAAGCTCTTAACATTTTTTTGAAAAAAGTTTATAGGGCCCTGAACGCTTCAGAAATCAATCAAAAAAGAAAGCAGAATGGTAAGCAACCTGCTAATTTTCTCTTAACTAAATGGGCAGGTAGAAAACCTGATTTACTTAACTTCGAAGAAAAACATGGACTAAAGGCATGTATAGTTAGCTCTGGAATATTAATGTATGGCATTGCCAAACTTTTAGGTATGGATTTCATTAAATATAATAGTTTTAGCGAAGGGGTTAATCTAGCATTAAAAAGTGACTACGATTTTATCCACCTTCACACTAAGGAAACAGACGAGGCAGCTCATACTAAAGATCCCAGAAACAAGGTGAAAGTATTAGAGGAAATTGACAGCCAAATTGGTCCATTAGTTGAAAGTGCTTTAAATGAAGATATTTTTTTAGTTGTAACAGGTGACCATACTACCCCTAGTTTTGGACCTATGATCCATTCTGGAGAACCGGTGCCAATTATGTTCATTGGCAAAAACACAAGGGTAGATTATGTGGACACATTTGGAGAAAGAAGCTGTACTAGAGGAAGTATTCGAATGTATGGTTCTGATTTAATGCAAATGTTATTAAATTATACGGATCGGGCTCAGTTTTATAATTACAGGCAAGGGTCTAAACAGCTAAACCACATACCAAAAAAAATAAATAAATTCTGTCCTTAA
- a CDS encoding ABC transporter ATP-binding protein has product MFVKLENVTKTFNEVIAVDRLSFKVEKGQIMCLLGPSGCGKTTTLKSIGGFLKINSGRIIIDGQDITNLPPEIRPTSTVFQSYALFPHMTVLQNVIYGLKFKGYSRKEAIKKGEEYLEIVGLLPYRNRNVQQLSGGQQQRVALARALVVTPKVLLLDEPLSNLDAKLRVKMREEIKDIQSQLGITMIFVTHDQEEALYIADIIAVMNEGKLEQIGTPQEVYCNPKSKFVLDFIGNSNVIEESSGSISFVRPEEIIMDRHQGNTYGKVVKRKFIGSYISYVVQTEKNKLNVQAQNVGNEGFELGEYVYLTYKERYISLEKHSNI; this is encoded by the coding sequence ATGTTTGTTAAATTAGAAAATGTTACAAAGACATTCAATGAAGTAATTGCTGTAGACCGATTAAGTTTCAAAGTAGAAAAAGGGCAGATAATGTGTTTATTAGGACCTAGTGGATGTGGTAAAACAACTACTTTAAAATCTATCGGTGGATTTTTAAAGATAAATAGTGGAAGGATAATCATTGATGGTCAGGATATTACCAATTTGCCTCCAGAAATAAGACCAACTTCTACAGTTTTTCAATCCTATGCTCTATTTCCCCATATGACAGTACTTCAAAATGTAATCTATGGATTAAAATTTAAGGGTTATTCTAGGAAAGAAGCGATAAAGAAAGGGGAGGAGTACTTAGAAATAGTTGGATTACTGCCTTATAGAAATAGAAATGTTCAACAGTTAAGTGGTGGACAGCAACAAAGAGTTGCTTTAGCTAGGGCTCTTGTTGTAACTCCTAAGGTTCTTTTATTAGATGAACCTCTTTCTAATTTAGATGCAAAGCTTAGAGTAAAGATGAGGGAAGAGATAAAGGACATACAGTCGCAACTAGGGATAACTATGATATTCGTTACCCATGATCAGGAAGAAGCATTGTATATTGCTGATATTATAGCAGTTATGAATGAAGGCAAGTTGGAACAAATTGGGACCCCGCAAGAAGTTTATTGTAACCCAAAAAGTAAATTTGTTCTAGATTTTATTGGGAATTCTAATGTAATAGAAGAAAGTTCGGGATCAATTAGCTTTGTAAGACCTGAAGAAATAATTATGGATAGGCATCAAGGGAATACTTATGGGAAAGTTGTTAAAAGAAAATTTATTGGCTCCTATATATCCTATGTAGTTCAGACAGAAAAGAATAAACTAAATGTCCAAGCTCAAAATGTTGGTAATGAGGGATTTGAATTAGGTGAATATGTATATCTTACTTATAAAGAAAGATATATAAGTTTAGAGAAGCATAGCAATATTTAA